A single Tenacibaculum sp. 190524A02b DNA region contains:
- a CDS encoding cupin domain-containing protein has product MHINTIKPKEIAPGFLARFIHTETNTIGYIDIKSGAILPEHSHVHTQITQVIEGKLELIIDGVSKVFEPGMVAVIPSNIVHSGKALTECKVTDVFYPVREDYK; this is encoded by the coding sequence ATGCATATTAACACTATCAAACCTAAGGAAATAGCTCCTGGTTTTTTGGCTAGATTTATTCACACTGAGACAAACACTATAGGTTATATAGATATCAAATCAGGAGCTATTTTACCAGAACACAGCCACGTTCACACACAAATCACACAAGTTATTGAAGGAAAATTAGAACTTATCATTGATGGCGTGTCTAAGGTTTTTGAACCCGGAATGGTTGCTGTAATTCCTTCAAATATTGTTCATAGCGGCAAAGCGTTAACCGAATGTAAAGTAACAGATGTTTTTTACCCTGTAAGAGAAGATTACAAATAA
- a CDS encoding leucine-rich repeat domain-containing protein, with product MKKITFLVVLFLSATTFSQIVNIPDANFKNALLNHNPLIDTNKDGEIQITEAEVVTEINVTNKNINDLTGINAFKNIKILRCSNNNLTNLELTIHYSLKLLSAPYNQLTSIKFGKLGLTNVFLQNNKLTSLNVAPLDALETLDASINKLTEVQLAFPVNHIPFKSLNLSDNKLTSIDLSLLTELEDLQVPNNLLTSINTSNNKKLQKLIAYTNQISSIDISTNKSLENLYLQNNQLTSLDISSHTNMRVLFINGNNLSFLNVSNGFNGVFQGFSAKNNPNLKCIQIDNLNILNNNSAVWNNGIKDPTASFNIDCTPKTYVPDDNFEQALIDLGHDSGELDDYVPTENISKLTDLDIKHKEINDLTGIEDFTALSYLDASSNKLSTINLSKNTELRELLLNENQLTSIDLRNNLKLWDLMIRNNNLTNLEIINNTSLKVLTAENNKITEINFGSNTSLNSIYIKNNDLTTLKNLDGLNSLSVLDATQNNLSSIDLTKNTNLTNLKLWSNQLSEIDLSQNTNLKVLSLSLNQFSNIDISNNQELTNFSIRGNSLNTIDVSQNTKLERLHIYDNKISNLDVSKNIKLKSLLIYNNQLTNLNLKNGKNSILTDFNATSNPNLTCIQVDNVAYSNSNWPRKDASASYSENCTTASTDNIAFNSFSIYPNPVHKNLLINTNETITKISIHNLIGKKVYEGKTKLLKTENLPNGIYLLTLQTQSGKTGVKKFIKN from the coding sequence ATGAAAAAAATTACTTTTTTAGTAGTTTTATTTTTGTCGGCTACAACATTTTCTCAAATAGTTAACATCCCAGATGCTAACTTTAAAAACGCTTTATTAAATCATAATCCTTTAATTGACACTAACAAGGATGGTGAAATACAAATTACCGAAGCAGAAGTTGTTACCGAAATTAATGTTACCAATAAAAACATTAATGACTTAACTGGTATAAACGCTTTTAAAAATATTAAGATATTACGTTGTAGTAACAATAACTTAACCAACTTAGAGCTTACTATACATTATTCCTTAAAATTGTTATCAGCTCCTTACAATCAATTAACTTCGATTAAATTTGGAAAACTAGGATTAACCAATGTTTTTTTACAAAACAACAAATTAACTAGCTTAAATGTAGCACCCTTAGATGCTTTGGAAACACTAGATGCTTCAATTAACAAATTAACCGAAGTACAACTTGCTTTTCCTGTAAATCACATTCCTTTTAAAAGCCTAAACTTATCGGATAATAAGCTGACCTCTATAGACCTAAGCTTACTAACTGAACTTGAAGATTTACAAGTTCCCAACAACTTATTGACCTCAATAAATACTAGTAATAACAAAAAGCTACAAAAACTAATTGCATATACTAATCAAATATCAAGTATTGATATTAGCACCAATAAAAGTTTAGAAAACTTATACCTACAAAACAACCAACTGACAAGTTTAGACATTAGTTCACATACTAATATGCGTGTTTTATTTATTAATGGAAATAATTTATCTTTCCTTAATGTGAGTAATGGTTTTAATGGTGTTTTTCAAGGGTTCAGCGCAAAAAACAATCCAAATTTAAAGTGCATTCAAATAGACAATTTAAACATCTTAAACAACAATAGCGCTGTTTGGAATAACGGAATCAAAGACCCTACAGCAAGCTTTAATATTGATTGTACTCCAAAAACGTATGTACCTGACGATAACTTTGAACAAGCATTAATTGACTTAGGGCATGATTCTGGTGAGCTAGATGATTATGTGCCTACTGAAAACATTAGTAAACTAACCGACTTAGATATAAAACACAAGGAAATTAATGACTTAACAGGAATTGAAGATTTTACTGCATTATCATACTTAGACGCCTCAAGCAACAAACTATCTACAATTAATTTATCAAAAAACACAGAACTAAGAGAACTCCTTCTCAACGAAAACCAATTAACCTCCATTGACTTAAGAAACAACTTAAAACTATGGGATTTAATGATAAGAAATAACAATTTGACCAATTTAGAAATTATCAACAATACCTCATTAAAGGTTTTAACTGCTGAAAACAATAAAATTACTGAAATTAATTTTGGTAGTAACACCTCTTTAAATTCTATTTATATTAAAAACAATGATTTAACAACGCTTAAAAATCTTGATGGATTAAACAGCCTTTCCGTTTTGGATGCTACACAAAATAATTTATCTTCAATTGATTTAACTAAAAACACCAATCTTACCAATCTAAAATTATGGAGTAATCAATTATCAGAAATTGATTTAAGTCAAAACACGAATCTAAAAGTACTTAGTTTAAGCTTAAATCAATTTAGCAATATTGACATATCAAACAATCAAGAGTTAACTAATTTCAGTATTAGAGGAAACTCATTAAACACTATAGATGTTTCTCAAAACACCAAACTAGAAAGGCTTCATATTTATGATAATAAGATTTCTAATTTAGATGTTAGTAAGAATATTAAACTGAAGAGTTTATTAATTTACAATAACCAGTTAACAAATTTAAATCTTAAAAACGGTAAAAACTCTATCCTTACCGACTTTAACGCTACCTCAAACCCGAATTTAACCTGTATTCAAGTAGATAACGTAGCCTATAGTAATTCAAACTGGCCAAGAAAAGATGCAAGTGCTAGCTATAGTGAGAATTGTACTACAGCATCTACTGATAATATAGCTTTTAATAGCTTTTCAATTTACCCTAATCCAGTACATAAAAATTTATTAATAAATACAAACGAAACAATTACCAAAATTAGTATTCATAACTTAATAGGTAAGAAAGTTTATGAAGGAAAAACCAAATTATTAAAAACAGAAAATCTTCCTAACGGAATTTACCTATTGACTTTACAAACTCAATCTGGGAAAACTGGCGTGAAAAAATTCATTAAAAATTAA
- a CDS encoding two-component regulator propeller domain-containing protein codes for MSLRLPPYYFILLFFFSSKIAAQTPIYKHFSSKDGLPHDITYGIIQDSNNYIWIGTDDGLTKFDGKKFTNYGYENGLTSNYVIDILELKEDKFAIATWGGGLHFMKNDTIYKSSQYIDDNNEKINQLAVLKDQSIYAKTAINSFSIYKKNKEKRWFLKAKDSYLLSKSQFFASSNKSYDISESVVDSIVFIHNTIRTKTTPNRKSLKGVHQLRNNQSIPSFKQFKNTPVYTIYKKSKEHKYYTGSDNTIYISNKTTISKRLNFNNIEHSKIIKILPYKNSIYFIANSYKTLQRKIYKYNTSTNKLSCLSELLKIDKMISDFLIDNQENLWITTYGNGVFFIPYTKNKFFSDETFSNSDLKSAVIIKNQLYLLATNKIYKLDNTKVATTFNFPIHSERITYNKHNNTLNILTEHQLSQFNKKTKNLNYKITSYDGYTIDSNGFLIKIVDNNITIYKDNKLVKKIANKFIVKKAIIKNDILYLLTKRKQLQVYDLQKNLKIKEYNRKYKFPAEKINNFLIKENGNLLLATNRGLFKVTKDTIQQFTTKNGLASNHINDLIIDKYGIIWLGTQRGLNVMHGKQFYTIDESQGQKSSFITKVISHNNYIYATGNKGLFRYDNSKPFKPNTLPPLKITQKNSSFTIFPFNLKNSKNVKIAYKLDDTNWTEANNTNFNFNYLDQGKHSIVFKYKDNLSYWKKTPPYHFTIIYPWYLQSWFYTLLTVVIAIIIIIFIIKLLQKSIQKNNELKNTIQERENLKRTLTTVRKNLAQDFHDELGNKLASITMLTNLLLVKNPEKNDTYLKLEKIKEDSNYLYSGMRDFVWSLNNNSDSLDEVLIYLSEFGKNLFNNTDIHFHVASEQPQKDTILPYYWSKQLIFIFKEAMTNALKHSKATEVTFLFSIINKELLISLSDNGVGFNIEEIQRQNGILNMKNRAKKINTQLFIFSDKQNTIITFKGHLNN; via the coding sequence TTGAGTTTAAGGCTGCCTCCATATTATTTTATACTATTATTTTTTTTCTCAAGCAAAATAGCTGCTCAGACTCCTATATACAAACATTTTTCTAGTAAAGATGGCTTGCCTCACGATATTACCTATGGTATTATACAAGACAGTAACAATTATATATGGATAGGTACTGATGATGGGCTCACCAAATTTGACGGAAAAAAATTCACCAATTATGGTTATGAAAATGGACTTACGTCTAATTATGTGATTGACATTTTAGAATTAAAAGAAGATAAATTTGCTATTGCTACTTGGGGTGGAGGCCTTCATTTTATGAAAAATGACACTATTTATAAATCCTCACAATATATAGATGACAATAACGAAAAAATAAACCAGCTAGCCGTTTTAAAAGACCAATCTATTTATGCTAAAACAGCAATTAATAGTTTTTCCATCTACAAGAAGAACAAAGAAAAAAGATGGTTTCTTAAAGCAAAGGATTCCTATTTATTATCAAAAAGTCAATTTTTTGCTTCAAGTAACAAAAGCTATGATATTTCTGAAAGCGTTGTTGATAGTATTGTTTTTATTCATAATACCATCAGAACCAAAACAACTCCGAACAGAAAGTCTTTAAAAGGAGTACACCAACTAAGAAACAACCAGTCTATACCTTCTTTTAAACAATTTAAAAACACTCCAGTCTATACTATTTACAAAAAATCAAAAGAGCATAAATACTACACTGGGTCTGATAACACCATATACATATCTAACAAAACTACCATTAGCAAAAGACTTAATTTTAACAATATTGAGCACTCGAAAATCATAAAAATTCTTCCCTATAAAAACTCAATATACTTTATCGCTAACTCCTACAAAACACTTCAAAGAAAAATCTATAAATACAACACTAGCACAAACAAATTATCTTGTTTATCTGAGCTATTAAAAATAGACAAAATGATTTCAGACTTTTTGATTGACAATCAAGAAAACCTATGGATAACTACCTATGGAAATGGAGTCTTTTTTATCCCTTATACCAAAAACAAATTTTTTAGCGATGAAACCTTTAGCAACTCAGATTTAAAAAGTGCCGTTATCATTAAAAATCAATTATACTTATTAGCCACAAATAAAATCTATAAATTAGACAACACAAAGGTTGCCACAACCTTCAACTTTCCTATTCATTCAGAAAGAATTACATATAACAAACACAACAACACCCTTAACATTCTAACCGAACACCAACTAAGTCAATTTAATAAAAAAACAAAAAACCTTAATTATAAAATTACATCTTATGACGGCTACACTATTGACTCTAATGGATTCTTAATAAAAATAGTAGACAACAATATCACTATATACAAAGACAATAAATTAGTAAAAAAAATAGCTAATAAGTTTATAGTTAAGAAAGCAATTATTAAAAACGACATCCTCTACCTATTAACCAAAAGAAAACAACTTCAAGTTTATGATCTACAAAAGAACTTAAAAATAAAAGAATACAATAGAAAATATAAGTTCCCTGCTGAAAAGATTAATAATTTTTTAATTAAAGAGAATGGTAATTTACTATTGGCCACCAATAGAGGCTTATTTAAAGTCACTAAAGACACCATACAACAGTTTACTACTAAAAATGGTCTGGCAAGTAATCATATAAACGATTTAATTATTGATAAATACGGTATTATTTGGCTAGGCACCCAACGTGGTCTAAATGTTATGCATGGAAAACAATTTTATACCATAGATGAATCTCAAGGTCAAAAATCCTCATTTATCACCAAAGTAATTTCACACAACAATTACATTTATGCTACAGGTAATAAAGGACTATTTAGATATGACAATTCAAAACCTTTCAAACCCAATACTCTACCTCCTTTAAAAATCACTCAAAAAAACAGTAGTTTTACTATTTTTCCTTTCAACTTAAAAAACAGCAAAAATGTAAAGATAGCTTATAAACTAGATGATACAAACTGGACAGAAGCTAATAATACTAATTTCAACTTTAATTATTTAGACCAAGGAAAACACTCCATAGTTTTTAAATATAAAGACAACCTAAGCTACTGGAAAAAAACTCCTCCTTATCACTTTACAATAATTTACCCTTGGTATTTACAAAGCTGGTTCTATACTCTACTAACCGTAGTTATTGCTATTATTATAATTATTTTCATTATAAAACTTCTTCAGAAAAGTATTCAAAAAAACAATGAATTAAAAAACACCATCCAAGAAAGAGAAAATTTAAAAAGGACATTAACTACAGTTAGAAAAAACTTAGCTCAGGACTTTCACGATGAATTAGGGAATAAACTAGCAAGTATAACCATGTTAACTAATCTGCTATTAGTAAAAAACCCAGAAAAGAACGACACTTACCTTAAACTTGAAAAAATTAAAGAAGATAGCAATTATTTATATTCAGGCATGAGAGATTTTGTTTGGTCATTAAATAACAATAGTGATAGCTTAGATGAAGTTCTAATTTACTTATCTGAGTTTGGCAAAAACCTCTTTAATAATACTGATATTCATTTCCATGTAGCATCCGAGCAGCCACAAAAAGATACTATCCTTCCATATTATTGGAGCAAACAACTCATTTTTATCTTTAAAGAAGCAATGACCAATGCTTTAAAACATAGTAAAGCTACAGAAGTTACTTTTTTATTTTCAATAATCAATAAAGAACTCTTAATTTCGTTATCTGATAATGGTGTTGGATTTAACATCGAAGAAATTCAAAGACAAAATGGTATTTTAAACATGAAAAACAGAGCTAAAAAGATAAATACACAACTTTTTATTTTCTCTGACAAGCAAAACACCATAATTACTTTTAAAGGACATTTAAATAATTAA
- the gpmI gene encoding 2,3-bisphosphoglycerate-independent phosphoglycerate mutase, translated as MNKKVILMILDGWGITQNPDVSAIYNAKTPYINSLYNKYPNAELRTDGEHVGLPEGQMGNSEVGHMNLGAGRIVYQNLAKINNAVADGSLAKEPELIKAFEYAKVNNKNVHFLGLVSNGGIHSHINHLKGLLSSANEYGLKEVYLHAFTDGRDCDPKSGKFFINDIEKHMEQTTGKLATITGRYYAMDRDNRWERVQLAYNALVNGQGSFSKNAENSILDSYENKVTDEFIKPIIMADENNQPVTTIQPDDVVIFFNFRTDRGRQLTQALSQNDFLEQQMEKLPLYFVTLTNYDATFKNINVVYDNKNIENTIGEVLANAGKKQIRIAETEKYPHVTFFFSGGREKEFDGEKRLLCPSPKVATYDLKPEMSAYEIKDAIIPELQKGDVDFVCLNFANGDMVGHTGVFEAAVKACEAVDICVKDVISTALDNEYTTILIADHGNCETMINPDGSPHTAHTTNPVPMILIDNDLKEIKNGILGDIAPTILRLMDVAQPKEMTQHSLI; from the coding sequence ATGAACAAGAAAGTAATTTTAATGATTTTAGATGGTTGGGGAATAACACAAAACCCTGATGTATCTGCCATATACAATGCTAAAACACCTTATATAAATTCACTATACAATAAATATCCTAATGCAGAATTGCGAACCGACGGTGAACATGTTGGTCTTCCTGAAGGACAAATGGGTAATTCAGAAGTTGGACACATGAATTTAGGAGCTGGTAGAATTGTTTACCAAAACCTGGCAAAAATAAACAATGCTGTAGCAGATGGAAGTTTAGCTAAAGAGCCTGAATTAATTAAAGCTTTTGAATATGCTAAAGTGAACAACAAAAATGTTCATTTTTTAGGATTGGTTTCTAATGGTGGAATTCACTCTCACATTAATCATTTAAAAGGATTACTTTCAAGTGCTAATGAGTATGGTTTAAAAGAGGTGTATTTACATGCTTTTACAGATGGTAGAGATTGTGACCCAAAATCTGGTAAGTTTTTCATTAATGATATTGAAAAACATATGGAGCAAACTACTGGAAAGTTAGCCACTATTACGGGTAGATACTATGCCATGGATAGAGATAATCGTTGGGAAAGAGTTCAATTAGCGTACAATGCTTTAGTAAACGGACAAGGTAGTTTCTCTAAAAATGCAGAAAATAGTATTTTAGATAGTTATGAGAATAAGGTTACAGATGAGTTCATTAAACCGATAATTATGGCTGATGAAAACAATCAACCTGTGACTACTATTCAACCTGATGATGTGGTTATTTTTTTCAATTTTAGAACAGATAGAGGAAGACAGTTAACCCAAGCACTAAGTCAAAATGATTTTCTAGAACAGCAAATGGAAAAACTTCCATTATACTTTGTTACTTTAACAAATTACGACGCTACTTTTAAAAACATTAATGTTGTTTACGACAATAAAAATATTGAAAATACTATAGGAGAAGTTTTAGCTAATGCTGGTAAAAAACAGATTAGAATTGCTGAAACAGAAAAATATCCTCACGTTACTTTTTTCTTTTCTGGAGGAAGAGAAAAAGAGTTTGATGGAGAAAAACGTTTATTATGCCCATCACCTAAAGTAGCTACTTATGATTTAAAACCAGAAATGAGCGCTTACGAAATTAAAGATGCTATTATTCCTGAATTACAAAAAGGAGATGTTGACTTTGTTTGTCTTAATTTTGCTAATGGTGATATGGTTGGACATACAGGTGTATTTGAAGCTGCTGTAAAAGCTTGTGAAGCCGTTGACATCTGCGTAAAAGATGTAATTTCAACTGCATTAGATAACGAATACACCACTATACTAATAGCAGATCATGGAAACTGTGAAACTATGATTAACCCTGATGGTTCACCACATACTGCACACACAACTAATCCAGTACCAATGATTTTAATTGATAATGATTTAAAAGAAATAAAAAATGGTATTTTAGGCGATATTGCTCCGACTATTTTACGACTAATGGACGTAGCACAACCTAAAGAGATGACACAACACTCTCTTATATAA
- a CDS encoding FAD:protein FMN transferase produces the protein MKKLIFVSLIGILLFVNCKLDKENESEKKRDEITKLQGGVFGTTYHIKYLDSINYQSSIDSLFTLINHSLSTYIPTSDISRINKGDSTVVVDDFFVEVFKKAKRIYNETDGYFDPTIGKLIDAYGFGSGKEQKSLTEYQIKGLMTGVGFEKVRLEERKVYRAHPNIEFNVNAFAKGYGLDIIGRFLEKKGISNYLIEIGGEIRARGSKKGKLWKVAIEKPNTDGTRSIQKIIELDNESMATSGNYRKYKINANGEKVVHTINPKTGLAQESNLLSVSVRLKGDCADVDAYATAFLAMGLDRTKAFLKNHPELKVVLLYVDEDGELKELII, from the coding sequence ATGAAGAAGCTAATTTTTGTAAGTTTAATAGGAATATTGTTGTTTGTTAACTGTAAGCTTGATAAAGAGAATGAGTCCGAAAAAAAACGAGATGAAATAACAAAATTACAAGGAGGTGTATTTGGTACAACATACCATATTAAGTATTTAGATAGTATAAATTACCAGTCTTCTATAGATAGTTTGTTTACTTTAATAAATCATTCGCTGTCAACATATATACCTACATCAGATATTTCTAGAATTAACAAGGGAGACTCTACGGTTGTGGTAGATGATTTTTTTGTAGAGGTTTTTAAGAAAGCAAAACGAATTTATAATGAAACAGACGGATATTTTGATCCTACTATTGGCAAGTTGATAGATGCTTATGGTTTTGGGTCGGGGAAAGAGCAAAAGAGTTTAACTGAATATCAAATAAAGGGGTTAATGACTGGAGTAGGGTTTGAAAAGGTGAGGCTTGAAGAACGAAAAGTTTACAGAGCACACCCTAATATCGAATTTAATGTAAATGCTTTTGCAAAAGGATATGGATTAGATATAATAGGTAGATTTTTAGAAAAAAAAGGCATTTCAAATTATTTGATAGAGATTGGAGGAGAAATTCGTGCTAGAGGAAGTAAAAAAGGAAAGCTTTGGAAAGTAGCTATTGAAAAGCCGAATACGGATGGAACTAGATCTATTCAGAAAATTATTGAATTAGATAATGAGTCTATGGCAACTTCTGGTAATTATAGGAAGTATAAAATAAATGCCAATGGAGAAAAAGTTGTACATACAATAAATCCTAAAACTGGATTAGCGCAAGAAAGTAATTTGTTAAGTGTTTCTGTACGATTAAAAGGAGATTGTGCTGATGTGGATGCTTATGCTACAGCTTTTTTAGCTATGGGGTTAGATAGAACGAAAGCTTTTTTGAAAAATCACCCAGAATTGAAAGTGGTATTGTTATATGTAGATGAAGATGGAGAGTTAAAAGAACTTATTATTTAA
- the map gene encoding type I methionyl aminopeptidase, translating into MIKPKTREEIEIMRESALVVSKTLGMLAKEVKPGVTTLYLDKLAEDFIREQGAIPGFLGLYDFPNTLCMSPNSQVVHGIPNDTPLQEGDIISIDCGALKNDFYGDHAYTFAVGEIAPETQKLLDITKESLYVGIREFKAGNRVGDVGYAIQNFTEKHGYGVVRELVGHGLGKKMHEDPEMPNYGRRGRGKKFVEGMVVAIEPMTNMGTHKIRQHKDGWTITTLDDKPSAHFEHDVAIVNGKPELLSTFKYIYEALGIESNEEDEFRQNL; encoded by the coding sequence ATGATCAAACCAAAAACTAGAGAAGAAATAGAAATCATGCGCGAAAGTGCTTTAGTAGTATCTAAAACCTTAGGGATGCTTGCTAAAGAAGTTAAACCTGGTGTTACTACTTTATACCTTGATAAATTAGCAGAGGACTTTATTAGAGAACAAGGTGCTATCCCTGGATTTTTAGGATTATATGACTTCCCTAATACTTTATGTATGAGCCCAAACTCACAAGTTGTACATGGAATACCTAATGACACTCCTTTACAAGAAGGTGATATTATTTCTATAGATTGCGGTGCTTTAAAAAATGATTTTTATGGTGATCACGCCTATACTTTTGCTGTAGGTGAAATTGCTCCTGAAACTCAAAAGTTACTAGATATAACAAAAGAAAGTTTATATGTGGGTATTAGAGAGTTTAAAGCAGGAAACAGAGTTGGAGATGTTGGATATGCTATACAAAACTTTACTGAAAAACATGGTTACGGAGTAGTAAGAGAATTGGTGGGTCATGGTTTAGGTAAAAAAATGCATGAAGATCCAGAAATGCCTAATTACGGACGTAGAGGTCGTGGTAAAAAGTTTGTTGAAGGAATGGTAGTTGCCATAGAGCCTATGACCAATATGGGAACTCATAAAATTAGACAACATAAAGACGGCTGGACTATTACTACTTTAGATGACAAGCCTAGTGCACATTTTGAACACGATGTAGCTATTGTTAATGGAAAACCCGAATTACTTTCTACTTTCAAATACATTTATGAAGCTTTAGGTATTGAAAGCAACGAAGAAGACGAATTCAGACAAAACCTATAA
- a CDS encoding class I SAM-dependent methyltransferase yields MKKLFKLILNTIPRPLLIKLSYWVRPIISWWLKGKNFTDPIDGKSFKKLLPYGYGKQRENALSPSTLSLERHRLLWLFLQNETDFFTSNQKRKVLHIAPEQCFLKRFRNQKNIEYITSDLESPIADVKADICDLPFKDEEFDIIFCNHVLEHIPDDTKAMQELYRVMKTNGFGIFQIPQDISRKTTFEDDSITDPRERAKIFGQYDHVRVYGLDYFDKLRSIGFKVDEINYTQKTSAEQIQKYALMKGEILPVCYK; encoded by the coding sequence TTGAAAAAACTTTTTAAACTCATACTAAACACCATACCTCGTCCATTACTTATAAAACTAAGTTATTGGGTCAGACCAATCATCTCTTGGTGGTTAAAAGGTAAAAACTTTACAGATCCTATTGATGGTAAATCGTTTAAAAAATTACTTCCATATGGATATGGTAAGCAACGAGAAAATGCCTTATCTCCTTCTACACTTTCCTTAGAGAGACATCGCCTTTTATGGCTTTTTCTTCAAAATGAAACTGACTTCTTTACCAGTAACCAAAAACGTAAAGTATTACATATTGCTCCAGAACAATGTTTTTTAAAAAGATTTAGGAATCAAAAAAACATTGAATATATAACCTCTGATTTAGAATCACCTATTGCAGATGTTAAAGCTGACATTTGTGATTTACCTTTTAAAGATGAAGAATTTGATATTATTTTTTGCAATCATGTCCTAGAACATATTCCTGATGACACTAAAGCAATGCAAGAACTGTATCGTGTTATGAAAACTAATGGGTTTGGTATTTTTCAAATCCCTCAAGACATTAGTAGAAAAACTACTTTTGAAGATGATTCGATAACCGACCCTAGAGAACGAGCTAAAATTTTTGGTCAATACGATCATGTCCGAGTTTATGGTTTAGATTATTTTGATAAGCTTCGTAGCATTGGCTTTAAGGTTGATGAAATAAACTACACTCAAAAAACATCTGCTGAACAAATACAAAAGTATGCTTTAATGAAAGGAGAAATATTACCTGTTTGCTACAAGTAA
- a CDS encoding response regulator transcription factor has protein sequence MTNVLIIEDNLTLLNSFTELINLQEEYKVTGAYTSYESIPSDFDITQTTILITDIQLPGINGIQGLKNLKKMHPELIVVVITVHEDSEFIFDALCAGAIGYLVKNLDPTSLINSLEQAKNGGAPMSAKIARKVVESFNATPVEKKLTNRENDVLQLLAKGKSYPSIAKELFISLNTVKGHAKHIYDKLQVNSKQEIIDKYGTPYK, from the coding sequence TTGACAAACGTATTAATAATAGAAGACAATCTTACCTTGTTAAACTCATTTACAGAGCTTATAAACTTACAAGAAGAATACAAGGTAACAGGAGCTTACACCTCTTATGAGAGTATCCCTTCAGATTTTGACATTACTCAAACAACAATTCTAATTACTGACATTCAACTACCAGGCATCAATGGTATTCAAGGACTTAAAAATCTAAAAAAAATGCATCCTGAATTAATTGTAGTTGTTATCACTGTTCATGAAGACTCTGAGTTTATATTTGACGCATTGTGCGCTGGTGCTATTGGTTATTTAGTTAAGAACCTAGACCCTACAAGCTTAATCAATTCTTTAGAACAAGCAAAAAATGGAGGTGCACCAATGAGTGCTAAAATTGCAAGAAAAGTAGTTGAATCATTCAACGCAACGCCCGTTGAAAAAAAACTCACGAATCGAGAAAATGATGTTTTACAACTATTAGCTAAAGGTAAAAGTTACCCATCTATTGCTAAAGAACTTTTTATTTCTTTGAACACTGTTAAAGGTCATGCAAAGCATATTTATGATAAGCTACAAGTAAATAGTAAACAAGAAATTATAGATAAGTATGGTACTCCTTATAAATAA
- a CDS encoding thioredoxin family protein produces the protein MKKLFFTLSIVLFIACGSTQKFPAAKNKDGHLVGIATKKDFQQEPYGSEWFNDFYSYYEVDKNTSKKLKQNLNNVSIKAFMGTWCSDSQREIPNFYKLLDEANFDYKNLELVTVNKKKKAKGLEKGFDIIRVPTFIFYKNGKEIGRFVEHALEGSTIEDDILKIISGQPYKHPYQK, from the coding sequence ATGAAGAAACTATTTTTTACTTTATCAATTGTACTATTTATAGCTTGTGGTAGTACTCAAAAATTTCCTGCAGCTAAAAACAAAGATGGTCATTTAGTAGGAATTGCTACTAAAAAAGATTTTCAGCAAGAACCTTATGGTAGTGAATGGTTTAATGATTTTTACTCGTATTATGAAGTTGATAAAAATACAAGTAAAAAATTAAAGCAAAACTTAAATAATGTTAGTATTAAAGCTTTTATGGGAACTTGGTGCAGTGATAGTCAAAGAGAAATACCCAATTTTTACAAACTTTTAGATGAGGCAAATTTTGACTACAAAAACCTTGAGTTAGTTACCGTTAATAAAAAGAAAAAAGCCAAAGGTTTAGAAAAAGGTTTTGATATAATTAGAGTACCTACTTTTATCTTTTATAAAAATGGAAAAGAAATTGGTAGATTTGTAGAACATGCCTTGGAAGGAAGTACTATAGAAGATGATATTTTAAAAATAATTTCAGGGCAACCTTATAAGCATCCTTATCAAAAATAA